The following are encoded in a window of Impatiens glandulifera chromosome 5, dImpGla2.1, whole genome shotgun sequence genomic DNA:
- the LOC124937838 gene encoding UTP--glucose-1-phosphate uridylyltransferase-like isoform X1 produces MTIHSAVIQKLLSTNAHLSRRNVTHHFKIYTYGSRNAMSIIDSDRTLICLRNACDFIGNLVRQKGRFLFVNTNPLFDEIVEQMTTRIGCGKDTSWKLGGFLTNSSSPKKFRSRNKKLHLGAIQPPDCIVIMDSERKSSVIHEASRLQIPIVGLVDSSMPLETFKDITYPIPANDSVEFVYLFCNLITKTFLLEQKKLAAAMGSSAIKTETGDELQQKLGSSKNVVSVIPYESLAQTSDVHDADTLDTKELLNKLAVVKIISGFGKAMGVNDPKSCMEVTDGVTYLDLVVNQLENINSKHGCNIPLILMNTLQIQDTMMKVVEKHDKKSVDIQTMFQNQKYSARRADDDDDEGYHLEDREVFLSLKTSGTLDALLSQGKEYILVLRSDNLASVLDPKIINHVIENRIQCCLEVTPNVHYDSSEKSTSQEEKVQLSEIADLPSKESMEKYKLIDTRSLWLNLKSLKKIVDSGILTEKHAGDNERLADGTRLSSTIKLFDRVLAINVPQSRFLPLTETSDLLLVQSDLYTHSEGILVRNTDRKNPANPHIVLGPEFKKLDDFQSRFKSIPSIIELDSLRVMGDVWFGADIILKGKVIIVARPGMRLEIPDGTVLQNKVIRELKDIQEES; encoded by the exons ATGACGATCCATTCGGCGGTCATCCAGAAACTCCTCAGTACGAACGCCCATTTAAGCCGACGCAACGTCACTCACCATTTCAAAATCTACACTTATGGTTCCAGAAACGCCATGTCCATTATCGACTCAGACAGGACTCTGATATGTCTCCGGAACGCCTGTGATTTCATAGGTAACCTCGTTAGACAGAAAGGTCGATTCTTATTCGTCAATACCAATCCATTGTTTGACGAAATTGTCGAGCAAATGACTACTCGGATTGGATGCGGTAAGGATACTTCGTGGAAGCTTGGGGGGTTTCTAACAAACAGTAGCAGTCCGAAGAAGTTTCGGTCTCGTAACAAGAAGCTACATTTGGGGGCGATCCAGCCTCCGGATTGTATCGTGATTATGGACTCAGAGAGGAAATCTTCAGTAATTCATGAAGCTTCTCGGTTGCAGATTCCGATAGTGGGATTAGTTGATTCGAGTATGCCTTTGGAGACATTCAAGGACATTACTTATCCTATTCCTGCAAATGATTCAGTGGAATTCGTATATTTGTTCTGTAATTTGATCACCAAGACTTTTCTACTTGAGCAGAAAAAGCTTGCTGCTGCAATGGGATCTTCTGCTATTAAAACTGAAACTGG AGATGAATTGCAACAAAAGCTTGGAAGCTCTAAGAATGTGGTATCTGTTATTCCATATGAAAGCCTGGCTCAAACTTCTGAtg TTCATGATGCAGACACTTTGGATACCAAAGAACTCCTGAACAAGCTGGCGGTGGTAAAGATAATCAGTGGATTTGGGAAAGCAATGGGAGTCAACGATCCcaa ATCATGTATGGAAGTTACTGATGGAGTGACATACCTAGATTTGGTTGTTAATCAGTTGGAG AATATCAATTCCAAGCATGGGTGCAATATTCCCTTGATTTTGATGAACACATTACAAATCCAAGACACCATGATGAAG GTTGTTGAGAAACATGACAAGAAGAGCGTTGATATCCAAACAATGTTCCAG AATCAAAAGTATTCAGCAAGGAGAGCTGATGACGATGACGATGAAGG GTATCATTTGGAAGACCGTGAGGTATTTTTGTCCTTGAAGACCAGTGGCACACTGGATGCATTGCTGTCACAG GGGAAGGAGTACATCCTTGTATTGAGATCAGATAATCTTGCTTCAGTTCTTGACCCAA AAATCATAAATCATGTTATTGAAAACAGGATACAATGCTGTTTGGAG GTGACGCCGAATGTTCATTATGATTCTAGTGAGAAAAGTACTTCTCAGGAAGAGAAGGTTCAG CTTTCGGAAATAGCAGATCTACCTTCCAAAGAG TCTATGGAGAAGTACAAACTCATTGATACAAGGAGCTT GTGGCTGAATCTGAAGTCTTTAAAGAAGATTGTTGATTCTGGTATATTAACTGAA AAGCACGCTGGTGATAATGAAAGGCTTGCAGATGGGACTAGATTGAGTTCAACTATAAAG CTTTTTGACCGTGTCCTTGCCATTAATGTTCCACAATCTCGGTTCTTACCATTGACTGAAACATCAGATTTACTTCTTGTCCAG TCCGATCTCTACACTCACTCTGAAGGGATTCTTGTCCGGAACACTGATAGAAAGAATCCTGCTAATCCCCATATTGTATTAGGGCCTGAATTCAAGaag CTTGATGATTTTCAGAGTCGTTTCAAGTCCATCCCAAGTATCATCGAGCTGGATAGTTTGAGAGTGATGGGTGATGTTTGGTTTGGGGCTGATATAATCCTTAAG GGAAAAGTGATAATTGTTGCAAGGCCAGGGATGAGACTCGAAATACCTGACGGAACAGTCCTTCAAAACAA
- the LOC124937838 gene encoding UTP--glucose-1-phosphate uridylyltransferase-like isoform X2, whose product MTIHSAVIQKLLSTNAHLSRRNVTHHFKIYTYGSRNAMSIIDSDRTLICLRNACDFIGNLVRQKGRFLFVNTNPLFDEIVEQMTTRIGCGKDTSWKLGGFLTNSSSPKKFRSRNKKLHLGAIQPPDCIVIMDSERKSSVIHEASRLQIPIVGLVDSSMPLETFKDITYPIPANDSVEFVYLFCNLITKTFLLEQKKLAAAMGSSAIKTETGDELQQKLGSSKNVVSVIPYESLAQTSDDTLDTKELLNKLAVVKIISGFGKAMGVNDPKSCMEVTDGVTYLDLVVNQLENINSKHGCNIPLILMNTLQIQDTMMKVVEKHDKKSVDIQTMFQNQKYSARRADDDDDEGYHLEDREVFLSLKTSGTLDALLSQGKEYILVLRSDNLASVLDPKIINHVIENRIQCCLEVTPNVHYDSSEKSTSQEEKVQLSEIADLPSKESMEKYKLIDTRSLWLNLKSLKKIVDSGILTEKHAGDNERLADGTRLSSTIKLFDRVLAINVPQSRFLPLTETSDLLLVQSDLYTHSEGILVRNTDRKNPANPHIVLGPEFKKLDDFQSRFKSIPSIIELDSLRVMGDVWFGADIILKGKVIIVARPGMRLEIPDGTVLQNKVIRELKDIQEES is encoded by the exons ATGACGATCCATTCGGCGGTCATCCAGAAACTCCTCAGTACGAACGCCCATTTAAGCCGACGCAACGTCACTCACCATTTCAAAATCTACACTTATGGTTCCAGAAACGCCATGTCCATTATCGACTCAGACAGGACTCTGATATGTCTCCGGAACGCCTGTGATTTCATAGGTAACCTCGTTAGACAGAAAGGTCGATTCTTATTCGTCAATACCAATCCATTGTTTGACGAAATTGTCGAGCAAATGACTACTCGGATTGGATGCGGTAAGGATACTTCGTGGAAGCTTGGGGGGTTTCTAACAAACAGTAGCAGTCCGAAGAAGTTTCGGTCTCGTAACAAGAAGCTACATTTGGGGGCGATCCAGCCTCCGGATTGTATCGTGATTATGGACTCAGAGAGGAAATCTTCAGTAATTCATGAAGCTTCTCGGTTGCAGATTCCGATAGTGGGATTAGTTGATTCGAGTATGCCTTTGGAGACATTCAAGGACATTACTTATCCTATTCCTGCAAATGATTCAGTGGAATTCGTATATTTGTTCTGTAATTTGATCACCAAGACTTTTCTACTTGAGCAGAAAAAGCTTGCTGCTGCAATGGGATCTTCTGCTATTAAAACTGAAACTGG AGATGAATTGCAACAAAAGCTTGGAAGCTCTAAGAATGTGGTATCTGTTATTCCATATGAAAGCCTGGCTCAAACTTCTGAtg ACACTTTGGATACCAAAGAACTCCTGAACAAGCTGGCGGTGGTAAAGATAATCAGTGGATTTGGGAAAGCAATGGGAGTCAACGATCCcaa ATCATGTATGGAAGTTACTGATGGAGTGACATACCTAGATTTGGTTGTTAATCAGTTGGAG AATATCAATTCCAAGCATGGGTGCAATATTCCCTTGATTTTGATGAACACATTACAAATCCAAGACACCATGATGAAG GTTGTTGAGAAACATGACAAGAAGAGCGTTGATATCCAAACAATGTTCCAG AATCAAAAGTATTCAGCAAGGAGAGCTGATGACGATGACGATGAAGG GTATCATTTGGAAGACCGTGAGGTATTTTTGTCCTTGAAGACCAGTGGCACACTGGATGCATTGCTGTCACAG GGGAAGGAGTACATCCTTGTATTGAGATCAGATAATCTTGCTTCAGTTCTTGACCCAA AAATCATAAATCATGTTATTGAAAACAGGATACAATGCTGTTTGGAG GTGACGCCGAATGTTCATTATGATTCTAGTGAGAAAAGTACTTCTCAGGAAGAGAAGGTTCAG CTTTCGGAAATAGCAGATCTACCTTCCAAAGAG TCTATGGAGAAGTACAAACTCATTGATACAAGGAGCTT GTGGCTGAATCTGAAGTCTTTAAAGAAGATTGTTGATTCTGGTATATTAACTGAA AAGCACGCTGGTGATAATGAAAGGCTTGCAGATGGGACTAGATTGAGTTCAACTATAAAG CTTTTTGACCGTGTCCTTGCCATTAATGTTCCACAATCTCGGTTCTTACCATTGACTGAAACATCAGATTTACTTCTTGTCCAG TCCGATCTCTACACTCACTCTGAAGGGATTCTTGTCCGGAACACTGATAGAAAGAATCCTGCTAATCCCCATATTGTATTAGGGCCTGAATTCAAGaag CTTGATGATTTTCAGAGTCGTTTCAAGTCCATCCCAAGTATCATCGAGCTGGATAGTTTGAGAGTGATGGGTGATGTTTGGTTTGGGGCTGATATAATCCTTAAG GGAAAAGTGATAATTGTTGCAAGGCCAGGGATGAGACTCGAAATACCTGACGGAACAGTCCTTCAAAACAA
- the LOC124938702 gene encoding uncharacterized protein LOC124938702, translating into MIMELLSFMEDGGVLLKVGLFIIVQALVYMILSKSSFIFNSGNQLAKSFSFSRVRSINVRQMMAVLADMPAGGEYSSSASSSAGTSSKNLFRSSTYNKVDDADDNHHHAS; encoded by the coding sequence ATGATTATGGAATTATTAAGCTTCATGGAAGACGGTGGTGTTTTGCTCAAGGTGGGATTGTTCATCATTGTGCAGGCTCTGGTTTACATGATTCTTTCCAAATCCTCCTTCATCTTCAACTCCGGCAATCAGCTCGCCAAATCGTTCAGTTTCAGCCGTGTTCGTTCCATCAATGTCCGCCAGATGATGGCGGTTCTGGCGGACATGCCGGCCGGAGGAGAGTATTCGTCTTCCGCCTCCTCCTCTGCCGGGACGTCGTCTAAGAACCTCTTTagatcatcaacatataataaGGTCGACGACGCTGATGATAATCATCATCACGCTTcttaa
- the LOC124938701 gene encoding protein YLS7-like — translation MTTVLSKGSSTMTSYPKTFTSIVFVICGLAVFLVAASLLLVSHPIGSTVRGYFYDVDHSKKIDTVDGTADAPNGVENDLFVGPSLRNSTNIVQSELVVPSDFIPDVMTDNNSMDTGCDLFHGEWVYDSKGPLYTNNSCPVLTQMQNCQGNGRPDKDYENWRWKPTKCDLPRFDAKKFLELMRGKTLAFIGDSVARNQMESLMCILWQVEVPKNRGNKKMQRFYFRSTSTMIVRIWSSWLVHQTSQPFDFAPEGVTKLHLDLPDETFMQFIPDFDVVVLASGHWFAKQSVYILNNEIVGGQLWWPDKSREMKLNNIEAFGISTETILTAMVTHPKYTGLTIVRSFSPDHYEGGTWNTGGSCTGKTKPALDSEIVDNGFTNIMHEKQVGGFNKATEKAGNKSRLELLDITKIFAYRHDGHPGPYRSPDPNKITKRGPDGRPPPQDCLHWCMPGPVDTWNEMVFETIRRKFETK, via the exons ATGACCACGGTTTTGTCTAAGGGAAGTTCCACAATGACTTCCTATCCGAAGACATTTACGTCAATAGTTTTTGTAATATGTGGACTAGCAGTGTTCTTAGTGGCTGCCTCGTTGCTTCTGGTTTCACACCCAATAGGCTCAACTGTTCGTGGGTACTTCTATGATGTTGATCATTCAAAGAAAATTGATACAGTTGATGGTACCGCAGATGCTCCAAATGGTGTAGAGAATGATCTATTTGTTGGTCCTAGTTTGCGGAATAGTACCAATATTGTGCAGTCAGAACTCGTTGTCCCCTCAGATTTCATACCTGATGTTATGACAGATAATAATTCAATGGATACAG GTTGTGATTTGTTCCATGGAGAATGGGTATACGATTCAAAAGGACCATTATACACCAACAATTCATGTCCTGTCTTGACACAAATGCAGAACTGCCAAGGAAATGGAAGGCCTGACAAAGATTACGAAAATTGGCGATGGAAACCTACTAAATGTGACCTTCCTCGTTTTGATGCAAAGAAGTTTTTGGAATTAATGAGAGGGAAGACATTGGCTTTTATCGGCGACTCAGTGGCTCGTAATCAAATGGAATCACTTATGTGCATCCTTTGGCAG gttgAGGTTCCCAAAAACCGAGGAAACAAAAAAATGCAGCGATTTTATTTCAGATCGACATCAACAATGATAGTCAGAATATGGTCATCATGGCTAGTTCATCAAACGTCCCAACCATTTGATTTTGCCCCAGAAGGTGTAACCAAACTCCATCTTGATTTACCAGATGAGACATTCATGCAGTTCATCCCCGATTTTGATGTAGTTGTTCTTGCTTCCGGCCACTGGTTTGCAAAGCAATCTGTCTATATACTAAACAACGAGATCGTGGGGGGACAACTATGGTGGCCAGATAAATCCCGTGAGATGAAACTCAACAACATTGAAGCATTTGGAATCTCTACTGAAACCATTCTAACTGCCATGGTTACACATCCGAAATACACTGGTTTGACTATAGTTCGTTCGTTTTCACCCGATCATTACGAAGGCGGGACATGGAATACGGGCGGGTCATGCACAGGAAAAACTAAACCCGCTTTAGATAGTGAAATTGTGGATAACGGGTTCACAAACATAATGCATGAGAAGCAAGTTGGCGGTTTTAACAAGGCAACTGAGAAGGCAGGAAATAAATCTAGATTGGAGTTGTTGGATATTACTAAGATCTTTGCATACCGACACGATGGACACCCTGGCCCGTATAGGAGCCCGGACCCTAACAAGATTACCAAACGCGGACCTGACGGGCGACCTCCTCCTCAGGATTGCTTGCATTGGTGCATGCCCGGTCCTGTTGATACATGGaatgaaatggtttttgaaACCATAAGGAGAAAATTTGAGACCAAGTAA
- the LOC124939676 gene encoding citrate synthase, mitochondrial-like produces the protein MVFFRSVSALSKLHSRVCWQAQRPSLTSSVRWIQIQKSSDTDLQAQLKELIPEQQERLKKFKSEYGKVQLGNITVDMVLGGMRGMTGLLWETSLLDADEGIRFRGLSIPECQKVLPAAKPGGEPLPEGLLWLLLTGKVPSKEQVDALSSELRSRAAVPDHVFNTIDALPISAHPMTQFTTGVMALQVQSEFQKAYEKGIHKSKYWEPTYEDSLNLIARLPAVAAYVYRRIYKGGQVIPQDDSLDYGANFAKMLGFDNSEMHELMRLYVTIHSDHEGGNVSAHTGHLVASALSDPYLSFSAALNGLAGPLHGLANQEVLLWIKHVVDECGENITKEQLKEFVWNTLNSGKVVPGFGHGVLRKTDPRYMCQREFALKHLPDDPLFQLVSKLYDVVPPILTELGKVKNPWPNVDAHSGVLLNYYGLTEARYYTVLFGVSRSIGICSQLIWDRALGLPLERPKSVTMDWIEAHCKKSA, from the exons ATGGTCTTCTTCCGGAGCGTTTCTGCACTTTCTAAGTTGCATTCTCGTGTT TGTTGGCAGGCTCAGAGGCCAAGTCTTACCAGCTCTGTGCGATGGATTCAAATTCAGAAATCCTCTGATACT GACCTTCAAGCTCAGCTAAAGGAATTGATTCCAGAGCAACAG GAGCGCCTCAAGAAATTTAAGTCAGAATATGGAAAAGTCCAACTGGGTAACATTACTGTGGACATG GTACTTGGGGGGATGAGAGGAATGACTGGCTTACTGTGGGAAACTTCATTACTTGATGCTGATGAG GGCATTCGCTTCCGAGGTTTGTCAATACCTGAGTGTCAGAAGGTATTGCCAGCTGCAAAACCTGGTGGCGAGCCATTGCCTGAAGGACTTCTTTGGCTTCTCCTAACAGGAAAG GTTCCATCTAAAGAGCAAGTAGATGCATTATCCAGCGAATTACGTAGCCGGGCTGCAGTTCCgg ATCACGTGTTCAACACAATTGATGCTCTTCCAATTTCAGCTCATCCAATGACTCAGTTCACAACTGGTGTTATGGCTCTCCAG GTTCAAAGTGAATTTCAGAAGGCCTATGAGAAGGGTATTCACAAATCAAA GTATTGGGAACCAACATATGAGGACTCCCTTAATTTAATTGCCCGATTGCCAGCTGTTGCTGCTTATGTTTACCGTAG AATCTACAAGGGTGGACAAGTTATACCTCAAGACGACTCCCTAGATTATGGTGCGAATTTTGCTAAAATGCTAGGATTTGATAATTCCGAAATGCATGAACTTATGAGGCTTTATGTTACCATCCACAG TGATCATGAAGGTGGAAATGTTAGTGCCCATACTGGTCACCTA GTCGCTAGTGCCCTTTCAGATCCTTACCTTTCATTTTCTGCTGCACTAAATGGTTTGGCTGGACCTCTCCATGGGTTGGCGAATCAG gAAGTCTTGCTCTGGATAAAACATGTGGTAGATGAGTGTGGTGAGAACATAACAAAAGAGCAATTGAAAGAATTTGTCTGGAATACACTGAATAGTGGCAAG GTCGTCCCTGGATTTGGACATGGAGTTCTGCGTAAAACAGATCCAAGATATATGTGCCAGAGGGAGTTTGCACTGAAGCACTTACCTGATGATCCACTCTTTCAACTG GTTTCCAAGCTGTATGATGTAGTGCCCCCTATTCTCACAGAGCTTGGCAAG GTAAAAAACCCTTGGCCAAATGTGGATGCCCACAGTGGTGTATTGTTGAACTATTATGGTTTAACTGAAGCAAG ATATTACACTGTTCTTTTCGGTGTGTCGAGGTCCATTGGTATATGCTCTCAG CTAATATGGGATCGTGCTCTTGGTTTGCCTTTGGAGAGACCAAAAAGTGTTACAATGGACTGGATTGAGGCTCACTGCAAGAAATCAGCTTAA
- the LOC124940171 gene encoding uncharacterized protein LOC124940171 gives MAEEGINASPDTQLFALLSGLLQQVEALSNHEEVELRAKIEALGVEVTKVPSKSAKTLDEMEIAKELDRLSSKLDDVDQMISSSMAADPQVKCLLSSTADVWMPVITATSEQRRNFTTSVSGDEKRESNS, from the exons ATGGCGGAAGAAGGAATAAACGCTTCTCCAGATACTCAGCTCTTTGCTCTTCTATCTGGCCTCCTCCAACAG GTAGAAGCATTGAGCAACCATGAAGAAGTTGAACTACGAGCCAAGATCGAAGCCCTTGGGGTTGAAGTTACAAAAGTTCCTTCAAAGTCTGCAAAAACTCTAGATGAG ATGGAAATAGCAAAGGAACTGGATAGGCTATCGTCAAAACTAGACGATGTAGATCAGATGATTTCTTCTTCGATGGCTGCTGATCCTCAAGTTAAATGTCTTTTAAGCAGCACGGCTGATGTTTGGATGCCAGTGATCACTGCCACCTCTGAACAAAGGCGCAATTTCACTACATCGGTCAGTGGTGATGAGAAACGCGAATCTAATTcataa